A window of the Vanessa cardui chromosome 12, ilVanCard2.1, whole genome shotgun sequence genome harbors these coding sequences:
- the LOC124534497 gene encoding E3 SUMO-protein ligase ZBED1-like, with protein sequence MSSVVWNFFKKIDRQNVSCNVCGKIYKTSGNTTNLSTHLKNKHHHAFLQLKNKNSRSSEVNITPRTRTSSPVSSTNSTITNTNKPAEIENNFMELSEIAIYDDTGTESSKDGQSKDLWKQTTLIDMFERSSSYEAGGHKTSQINQALIYMICKDNMPLSCVEKSGLKRFMSVICPRYKIPSRTTITGLMEQRYATTKAILKQKLSEINNIALTSDILTLTNSTRSFIVVTAHFLNTANNCTPEHEMVTLTARRMYQAHTADYIKECFENITDEFTIEKDCILSITTDGGANMVAAVKKFLEDGKRIPCMAHLLNLIVDGATRDNAPVLEIANRVKAIVTYFKQSVNAMDDLRAEQEGQKKEGEVLTLIQSVSTRWNSCLDMLERFNTLSAIVAKILATRRNAPDMITSSELSVIRDLIILLTPFKQATEEISGDQYVTSSLAIPIANLLQKGLEEVKPFTEFGVAVQKSLLNLVIAKLEPLERHLHLAIATILDPRFKRIHFNSALAVSTAITALSKEIRLEHRRRGQLSPELRPTTTTIIPNSENSSPSLWSGHEKIMIDIAAATSSLLSTCDGMPSELKQYLDQPIIPRKENPTKFWFDCRHFTPVLSDIALKYLISPASSVSSERVASAVNLAVPNNRSRLTAEHVNQRVFLMSVSDKYWFD encoded by the exons ATGTCTAGTGTTGTATGgaactttttcaaaaaaatagacagacaaaacgTTTCATGTAATGTGTGtgggaaaatatataaaaccagtgGCAATACGACGAATTTATCTACACATCTTAAAAATAAGCATCACCATGCGTTTTtgcaacttaaaaataaaaactcaaggTCAAGTGAAGTGAATATTACACCAAGAACAAGAACTAGTTCACCTGTTTCGTCTACTAATTCAACTATTACCAATACTAATAAACCTGCTGAGATAGAAAATAACTTCATGGAATTGTCTGAAATTGCGATTTACGATGATACTggt aCTGAATCCTCCAAAGATGGTCAGAGTAAAGACTTGTGGAAACAGACTACACTCATAGATATGTTTGAAAGAAGTTCAAGCtatgaag CAGGGGGTCATAAAACTAGCCAAATAAATCAAGCTTTGATCTACATGATTTGCAAAGACAACATGCCTCTATCTTGTGTAGAAAAATCAGGATTGAAAAGATTTATGAGCGTCATTTGTCCACGCTATAAAATTCCATCACGAACTACT ATAACTGGCCTCATGGAACAACGATACGCCACTACCAAagccattttaaaacaaaaattaagtgagataaataatattgctttaacAAGTGATATATTAACTCTTACTAACTCGACACGAAGTTTCATCGTAGTGACAGCACATTTTCTTAACACAGCTAATAACTGCACTCCTGAGCATGAGATGGTGACATTGACAGCACGAAGAATGTATCAG GCGCACACAGctgattatataaaagaatgctTTGAAAATATTACCGACGAGTTTACAATAGAAAAGGATTGCATCTTATCAATTACCACTGATGGTGGTGCTAACATGGTTGCTGCAGTGAAGAAATTTTTGGAAGATGGAAAAAGAATTCCTTGCATGGCGCATTTGCTGAATTTAATAGTGGATGGCGCAACAAGAGATAATGCACCAGTTCTTGAAATTGCCAATCGTGTCAAAGccattgttacatattttaaacaatctgTGAACGCAATGGACGATTTGCGAGCAGAACAAGAGGGACAAAAGAAAGAGGGAGAAGTATTAACACTTATACAATCAGTAAGCACAAGGTGGAATTCTTGTCTTGATATGTTGGAAAGATTCAATACATTATCAGCTATTGTGGCTAAGATTTTAGCAACTAGGCGGAATGCACCTGATATGATAACTTCTTCAGAGTTAAGTGTCATACGAGATCTGATAATATTGCTTACCCCATTTAAGCAAGCTACTGAAGAAATTAGCGGCGATCAGTACGTGACTTCTAGTTTGGCGATTCCCATTGCAAACTTACTTCAGAAAGGACTTGAAGAAGTAAAACCTTTCACTGAATTTGGTGTTGCTGTTCAGAAGAGTTTGCTCAACTTAGTTATTGCCAAACTAGAACCACTAGAGCGACATTTACATCTTGCTATAGCAACAATTTTAGACCCTCGCTTTAAgcgtattcattttaattcagcACTAGCTGTTTCCACTGCAATAACCGCATTGTcaaaagaaatacgtttagaacaTAGACGTAGAGGACAACTTTCGCCTGAACTCAGACCCACAACCACTACCATAATTCCAAATTCAGAAAATTCTTCGCCGTCGTTGTGGTCCGGACATGAAAAAATTATGATAGATATTGCTGCAGCAACCTCCAGTTTACTTTCAACCTGTGATGGTATGCCTAGCGAACTAAAGCAATATCTAGATCAGCCTATAATACCCAGAAAAGAGAATCCTACAAAATTCTGGTTTGATTGTCGTCATTTTACTCCAGTCCTTTCCGACATAGCTCTAAAGTATTTGATATCGCCTGCGTCCTCGGTTTCCTCAGAGAGAGTGGCATCTGCTGTAAATCTCGCAGTACCCAATAACAGAAGTCGGCTTACAGCCGAGCATGTAAATCAAAGAGTTTTTCTTATGTCTGTATCAGATAAATATtggtttgattaa